tttttatttaatctcaatttattgtatttaccgttatattcattaatatctgCAATTTTCATGCGGTATTAATTTGTcttgttaaagtaaaaattaatttatgccaTTACTTGACAGATTTTAATTCATCTTTGGAAAAAGTTATGGTACTAACTCCcacaaatatattcaatataattttacacaattgtttcataacttttttggaaataaaattataggcTAAAGCGACAACGTGCAAAGAAGCTATTCAAAGATGGGAAGAAAAAACAGGCTTAGTCGCAAGCGAAcaaaaggaaataattttatctttccaGTGGCCCCCAATCGAGAGAATGGACAACAGTTTAGCGACTTTGACCAATGTCGagtttgttatctttttatgCATTAACTTGAAGTATTTATATGCATCTTACatcattcaaataatttttttaaatgtttgcaGAAAGTTATCCTTATCGACAAATATGATAGAAAAGATCAGCGGTATtaattcgttaaaatatttgaagatcTTGTCTCTGAGCAGgaacaatattaaaacattctcAGGACTAGAGGCGATTGGAGATCATTTAGAGGAATTATGGATATCTTACAATTTGATCGAAAAAATCAAAGGTGTAAATGTTCTCAAAGCACTCAAAGTTTTGTATATGGGTAACAATCTTGTAAAAGATTGGGCAGAATTTAATCGTCTGCAAGAAATACCCAATCTTCAAGATCtgttattcattaataatccTATATGCGAGAACATGGATCCCGAATCATGGCGCACGCAAGTTATAAGGCGATTGCCTGGTTTGAAAAAACTCGACGCGATACCAATTGTGTATGCTACTGTTTCATAGTAGCTATCTTTTATACAGTCACGCAGTCATTTTATGTGGTcactttgcaaaatttttttcttgttttaggCATGCAGGTGAAGATTAAAATAGGAGGCATTATAATCAGAGTGCATCTGCTTCaatggaaataatataaaatttatatttacacaatGTAAATTTCAACAATGAAACCTACTACAATGACAATGATGGTCTAACATGGAAGGTTTCGTTACTTGTTATTCTTTAGCTATACTTTGATGGTATTTGTACTTAGATGGTACTTCCTCTAATGttccttcttttattttagcaGGAACCTAATAATTGTCGACTTTCATGTCGTTAAATCCAAGTTCTTCGTTCTGATCAAAACTTCTATCATACTTTGTGATTTTTAATCTATCATCGGGTCCATCGCCAGAAAGACTTTGCACATAACTATTTCCAGCAGGATCATCCAACACCAgggttactttttttttaccattcAAAACCTCATCTAATTGAGCGATAAACGCTTTCATTCTTTGCACGATATCTGGATCACTGCTATCTCCAGTAAAAGCCGTTGAAGAAGACAACTGTTCTTTCATCGATACTATGATACCTTCAACGGTTGTGAACCGACCACCCAAAACAGCTGGACCAGCCTCTAACTCGAGTTCAGGTATTTCCATATCACAAGTCTCAGATTTCAGTAAATCGCGACTGAAGTCTTCCTTACCTGTTATTGTCACTTCAATCTTAACTCCTTGAGGTTCAATTCCACTTCCACTCTTTACCTCGTTAGTTCTATGGCCACAAGATTCACAGAGTGTAGCCATTATGACAACTTCTTTAAAATGTGGTATGCcttaagttaaaattaaggaaatatttgtaaatatttctataattaagcattctaaaatattctCAGGAACTAAATAACACCaatttgttcaaaatatttctgtagTATGATATAGAACTAAAACAAGAGTtagaaataatcaatattatttaaagaaagaagCATTAAATCTTGCAAAGAAGCATTACATTCAGAAATCTTAGCCTTTGATGATCTACTGCATAATGTTGTtatgttttaaagaaataaacttaaattaatgtagacaaaaagaaaacaaaaagaaacacatttaaaacaaacagATAACATAGATAAGAATATAATCTAGACACATATAATTGAAGGATACTTGTCAGTTTCATATTTGTTTCACAAGGATTATTGCATTCTGGACAATTGgtagaaaaagataatatttcacCCTCAATTTGTTCAAGAGGATATTCTCCTTCTCCTATAGGTTTGAGTAAAACATCCTCATTGTCCGAGTAAATTCCTAATGTCTGATTTTGCTCTTTTGtccttttaaaatatgttatagcACATTGACTATCTTTGAGTGGTGCTTTTGGATTTTCCACATGACTATTTCCTGAAATATCTTCAAAGATGATAGTAAATGGTTCATCTAATATCTTTAGTGCATGTAATTTGCTAATAAATAGATCTATCTCAATTGCAGTATCTGGGAATTCTTCTCGTCGTCTTGACTGATCCTGTTCTAATGCACTAATGCTTCTGTCAATTATTCCTTCCACCGTGGTGATTTCTCCTTTTTGAGATTGTGAAGGAATCTCAAAATCCAAATGAGGAATATGAATGCTAGTATAATCAGATTTAACCACTTGACGATTCAGATCATGTTGTGTTGCAACTTGCAATGTTATTTTGATTCTTTTCTCTGCTATCTTTCCACCACTTTGTACCTCATTATTTTGGTAGCCACAGTGTGGGCACTCGAAAGACATAAGTATCACATCTTTGTAATGTGGAATTTTTGTTAACAACAGCTTTGTAATTCCCTGTAGATGCAAAATAATCATTCAGCAAATACATACCTTAATTAtaagacatttttattacattgaaTTAATCAACACAGgaatttcttacatttttgcCACACTCAAAACACAAACTCTCGATCTCTGTAATTTCCGGTTCCAAATCATTAGCGGACAATTCGCAAAAGATGGGTTTGgttttttcattttccattCGTCTTTTATCAGTTGCCATTTTGCGCTTTGAGGTTATGTTGTACTCATTGCACATGTAATTATTGTTTGTGTAAATTATCGGTCTCTATATTATCGATTAGAGATATTGAAGATTTGACTATTTCACTTATCAATATGAGGTAATACCATTTACTGTTATTTGCACCAAATCGTCACGTGACACATGTGTGTCATGGCGTTcgtaattgcataaataattttctctttatcgaataattttcattttcgttttttctttatatcacgACGTCTCCGTTGATGATGAGTGACTGATAAAAACTCGCGCACAAACGTACGAGCGCGCCAGTGCGCTCCGATATAGCGCGAAGGTTGTACTACTTGGGTGTCATTCGCACTAGAAATACAGTGATATCTTATGATCGCGGGTGTTGCAGCTGTAAATTGAGACGAGTGAACTTGTCGCTCCTGCTTTGGATGTCGCACATGCTGTTTTTGAGGAGCTGAGAGCTGAGTCTTGATGCGGATCGAGTCGCTCGTAAAATGGAGAAGAGGTTAGTAAAGATTTTATTGTTCACGATATCGAGAGGTTATGTTGTGGTATAAACAAGACGATTGACGTGTAGATTATCCGATCCATCGAGACCACCATGTCAGAATGTGCCGAGTCACTCGAGGAGGAATAGGAGACGATCCAGCCGCAGAAACAACCTACCGGATACGGTATTGGATACATGGACAAGTGGCAACGATCAGGATACTGGTTTGATATCGAATATGGAGTACCCACCGCGGATGCTATGGCAGTCAACGGGAGTTCCGCAGAACGTGCCGAATAATGGACAACGTTTATTCACTGCAATGTCTGATCCCAGCGTGTGTGGTTACTCACCATTGCCATTGACGTACACCATGCAGCCGGTCTCACTGCCAGCAATGTACAGAATGTATCAGCCGATGCCGGTGCCAAATGTCAGAGCCGTCCACAATAGACATAGACGTCACTGTAATGAACACTCGACGAACGTTCGTCCCAGTACCAATAATATTGTTGCTAATGGCTATGGGAGTCTGCAGGAAAACGGAAGATTGGAATCCAATGTACATATTGCATACCAAAATGGAGATTATGCCAGTCTACCACCCACTGCTAACAAAGACAATGGGATTAACGGTGATGAATTAAATTCTGAGCATAGAAGATATTCGGATCCTGGACTTGGACCTGCTGAGAACTTGCCTCATTCAAACAGCGAAGATTCTGACAGTATGGAGAGTGGAAGTTCCATAACCACCATTAGCCGTAGCAATAAGCTTGTTCTATCACTCATTGAACAGGTtggtattatattttatttcatttttatttatttaaaaacacatGAAGTTAaacattaagttttattaatattattttctaatcttattaattataatctaacATGTTATAAGTATTTCTTTATGTCAATTGTAGATCTATTTATAAGTAACTTTCTCAGCATggtgattaaaatataaaatgtattttttattgtacattattaatataattattttaaatattatgtagaTGACAGAATTGAAGAAATATAACAGccaattatttaaagaattgaaTGAAACTAAgtcaaatttagaaaatataaaagcaaaattggCACAATGCAAACACAATACTCCTACAGATTATCAACCTGGAATGTTATCAGGTAGATATAATTCggatatataacataatttttatcacaagattttttacatattaagatggatcataaaatgtttattaatgaaaattgcactatttgttttagaatttataCGTGAAATTAGAGAAGCTAACAAGAATTGTGAAGAAGTCTTAGTCATAAAAGTTAAATCAATGTTggaagacaaaaataatcaacAAACAAGAGAAGTAGAAGATTTTAAggtatgtatacatatttaaaatgtctttttataatttttgatatcaatgtttaattatgataCAATTAAACATTGACCTTGTTTTTGTAAGTTTTGCAACGATGTATATCTTTTATCTTCTTATGCATATTTAtgctttttctttacaaaactTTGAGGTTGTTTTTACATAAACCTAGATATTACTgttttttttccatctttctaagctttgttattattctgattttttacgtttagaatattaaaataaagcaatcTTAGCATGCggaatagaaattattaaaatttaaaatatgaaaagataaATCAAAGTTTAGGTGAAGTACTATAAATATTGACAGCTTAGATAATGTGGGAATAGAAAACAAAAGCAGCAGCTAATAGAACCCTTTTTTTCTTGTCACTCATTTTGCGATTGAGGCACGGTAATATGAGCATTCGGTTCAATATTTTCGGCACTCGTTCTTCCGGGTCACGATCATGGATGTAATGTTTGCACAGACGTTCCTACATTCTGTTTGATTAGGACGGCCAGGTGATCGTGGTACCTATCGGTTCTTTCCAGCTTTCGTTCTCTCGATTATCGTATATATGCGAAATCTGAATCTTCGATTTTGTTTGTGCCTGTTTGcgtatttctatttatttgatcaataattttaatgatttattttaaattcttattcaggctaattttatattgcttctTCATAGATCACAAAATCGCTTTTATGCACTTTTCTATTGTATTCATTGTACTAGATATTTACCATGGTCAAAGATGTgacgtataaacatttataatatgcaGTGTTATGCGGACGAggtaatattagaatttatgataagaaaaattatcttatgCATGCATAATTTTCTGGCACGATCACATGTTAGTTAcctaaaaaaatcaatttcctgtgcatgcattatttttatgaagttATTAGTAATCATCATATACATTAGAGCGTGTATTATACACATTAGTACAAACACGCAAACATATCGTTATTACATCTGCGTGTATGTATATTGATTTGACAGCGACTTGAAGATACGTgaagaaaaaatgttacattatcTAATACAGAATTACACTTTGACGTAATTATGCTGTCTAAGATTGCaatcactttttattacactttCAAGCTTTACGAACATATATAAGTATACCATCATTACAGAAATACAGCACttgaatatacaattatattgttttagatAAAAGTGTAGATTTTAAATCGAAGAGATTGTAAGATTTTTCGGAATTTTTCAGGgatcaaaaatttgatttaagaaTGGGATTTTTCTTCCCCTGAGAAACGCATCAACCGATTAGGGTTTGCTGCACGTGCGACTTGACTCTGAGAAGACAAAGGGGAAAAAGAAGGTCGAAATGTAGAGAGAGGCGCCTGATAAAGTCGGCTGATACCGGAGAACGCAATGTAGACATAATACGAAATATCCGTGACGCGCTAAAAGTGATTAGGTTTCACATAAGGGCATCCATAGGCGAGCACAGTGTTGCAGTAGTGGAGAGAACGGGGCGGGAACCGAAGGGCACGGGAGGGGAAGGGGGATACATGGTAGATGGAGAAGGGTGGAGAAGGAGCGCACTTAGCGGCTGTCAGGGGCCTCTCCCTTGGCCTCTTTTTCCTCTTTGCCGTGTCTTCTCGGGTTTCAACCATCCATTAGCCTCATCAGCCGAAGCGATGGCCGCCACCGCCATGTCGCCTGCATATTGGCAATCTCGTAATTGAACCTCCGGGACTCTCCACCTCCGCGTCCATGTAAATTCTGTTGCACGTGAGAGCCGATCAAGGTTGCTAGCTCcgtgttcctttttttttatacacattgCCGAACGTGTTATATTCATCTTTAAATAACGAGCAAGGGAATAAGATagttaaaatagatttaaaaaattcaatgtttGACGGTTTACATTAGTTTTGCTATAAACAGATTTAGATCTTGATATAAAACAGATTCcacttttatatcataaactaatataatcatataatataatattaaattactttatttaccAGTCAATGTATCGCGGTTGCAGTCAATTGGCTTTGTTATTGCTTCGAAGAAAACAGGGATTAAAACAGCATGATGCACTTTCAGCGTAAAATGCAATGATTctgaaatgattttattgaaaaattcggtattgtaataataaccgATGGAATAGTGTTGCGAGTTATAAAATGTTGAATGCGAGGATatagaaaaaactaattatcACTTTTATCATATCGGCATCTTTGCCGgaatcaaattttatcgatttgaCGAAATCAAATTTGGCGCACTTTTTTAGAAATGTAAACGTGATCGCATAAACATGACGTCATAAGATCTATTTTGTGGCGCGTCGATTACTTTACATCATAATGGCGGGAGTGTCGGATGCGAGTGAACATCATTGCGCGTTTTGCGTGCGTTTTTTCTTGTTTGAAGTAAATTCGCGCGTAATCAATGTCGGGAGAGTTATTCAATTTCAAATTGGAGTTGAATTCAATGATAGGTAATTGTCGTGGAGTGTTAATCAATGCGTAGGATCGTGAGCTCATCAGTATTTCAATACTCGTAAAATCGCAACCGTCGCGTCGCGTCATGTTGGACATTGCTCGATGGATTTAGGAGCATCGTCGTAATGCTGTCTCGGTCTTTTGAACATCTCGGAAATATCGAATACAGCGAtcgtcataaaatattaattagcgCATATTAGATCATAGTCTAAAGTCAATCGTGTCCATCACGCGGATATTATTCATCGAATCTTCGAGAATTGGTATGAAGTTGCTTCATTTcgaattttcttattttgtatatacatcACAAGGTTGTGTTTCAATATTCACTGTCAGTGCTGACAATCCATAGTTCATGTTACGCACGCTATAGGTTTTCAGCACTGTCAGTGCATTTTGAAATACAGCCCTAATTACCGTAGTTTAGTTCACAACGGCAAAAATATCAGATGCGAATGACAGTTTTATGTTTCACGCGCGGTTTTTTTTCGTTCGAAGTTATTTTTACACGCAATGTTGGAAGAATCTAGCGATGGACGATTGTTGTGCAGTGTTATTAGTTCGTATGATCGCAGTCATCAGTCTCTTTCGATcgttataaaacaaattgcgTCCGTCGGAGATCGTTCGTCGAGCATTGATGCGAAGTTGTCCGTGTctcttgaatttttcaaatgtatcTTTAGAGTATCGCGCGTAAAGCTATACAGGCAGTTGTCGTGTTTCGTTGAAAGTGCATAGTACTTGTAAAATGCGAAAATGTATACATTGATCGGTAAGTGATAATTAGTGTCATATAAGTGTGTGTTTGAAGCTACGGCGAAGCTAATGAATTGCAACGGCGAAATATCAGTtggtaaataaatttgaatattatataattaattatgtttattcaTGATATATTGATTCAGGTTAGATTAGGGCCTAGATGAAAGAGATGCTCAACGTGAAGACCAGCTTTAGCGTTTCTCCATGTGTTctcatagaaaatatttttctattcattATAGTGCTTTGTGTTATGCActaaatttagtattttgttAAGAAAGGAGACTcatatttaaatggaaataaagaaatattttatcgtgccttttattaattatattttattgttatttgtatttttttttctatctgcTTTTATAATACTTCTGTTGTCAGTTTAGGCGACTGTTAAtgctcaatttttatttttttgttgcagaATCAATTGTTGAagttgacaaaggaaaaaGAGGAAAGCAATCAGCGTGTCGCGAAATTGGAGGAGGAAGTGATGGCGTTGA
This genomic window from Linepithema humile isolate Giens D197 chromosome 5, Lhum_UNIL_v1.0, whole genome shotgun sequence contains:
- the Zpr1 gene encoding zinc finger protein ZPR1 isoform X1, coding for MCNEYNITSKRKMATDKRRMENEKTKPIFCELSANDLEPEITEIESLCFECGKNGITKLLLTKIPHYKDVILMSFECPHCGYQNNEVQSGGKIAEKRIKITLQVATQHDLNRQVVKSDYTSIHIPHLDFEIPSQSQKGEITTVEGIIDRSISALEQDQSRRREEFPDTAIEIDLFISKLHALKILDEPFTIIFEDISGNSHVENPKAPLKDSQCAITYFKRTKEQNQTLGIYSDNEDVLLKPIGEGEYPLEQIEGEILSFSTNCPECNNPCETNMKLTSIPHFKEVVIMATLCESCGHRTNEVKSGSGIEPQGVKIEVTITGSQHRPERIGVTLERIIIPRVECNTEFSKLFQFRGTDMQRYLDSREICVEHTISRNVDCKRCYPEDNAGYYPEDNTSYYSKDNALYCPECKGAYYPIDNASYHPEENASYCPGCKGVCYPGDNASYCPEYMRILYPKDNT
- the LOC105674507 gene encoding dynein axonemal light chain 1-like, with the protein product MAKATTCKEAIQRWEEKTGLVASEQKEIILSFQWPPIERMDNSLATLTNVEKLSLSTNMIEKISGINSLKYLKILSLSRNNIKTFSGLEAIGDHLEELWISYNLIEKIKGVNVLKALKVLYMGNNLVKDWAEFNRLQEIPNLQDLLFINNPICENMDPESWRTQVIRRLPGLKKLDAIPIVYATVS
- the Zpr1 gene encoding zinc finger protein ZPR1 isoform X2, encoding MCNEYNITSKRKMATDKRRMENEKTKPIFCELSANDLEPEITEIESLCFECGKNGITKLLLTKIPHYKDVILMSFECPHCGYQNNEVQSGGKIAEKRIKITLQVATQHDLNRQVVKSDYTSIHIPHLDFEIPSQSQKGEITTVEGIIDRSISALEQDQSRRREEFPDTAIEIDLFISKLHALKILDEPFTIIFEDISGNSHVENPKAPLKDSQCAITYFKRTKEQNQTLGIYSDNEDVLLKPIGEGEYPLEQIEGEILSFSTNCPECNNPCETNMKLTSIPHFKEVVIMATLCESCGHRTNEVKSGSGIEPQGVKIEVTITGKEDFSRDLLKSETCDMEIPELELEAGPAVLGGRFTTVEGIIVSMKEQLSSSTAFTGDSSDPDIVQRMKAFIAQLDEVLNGKKKVTLVLDDPAGNSYVQSLSGDGPDDRLKITKYDRSFDQNEELGFNDMKVDNY